The genomic stretch CGGGCCGGTGCCGACCGCGGTGGTGTTGTTGTACCTCTGGCAGGGGATGACCTTGCGGCCGGCGTCGTTGAGGATCGTGATGCCGCGCAGCGTCGCCACGTCGCCGCGGTTGACGTTGATGCCGACGAGGCGGGCCGTGGATCCGGTGCCGGTCACCTCGATGTTGCTGAGGTTGACGCGGCGCGTGTACTGCGTGGAGCAGTCGCCGCACGAGCGGTACAGCGTCTTGAACTCGCTGACGGCGAAGTTGGAGATGTTGACCGTGCCCGGGCCGTTGTGCTGGAAGACCTTGTCGGCGGCCTTCTTGGCGCCGCCGCCGGTGACCGTGTAGGTCGAGCCGCCCCGGAACGTGGCGGCGTCCTCGCCGACGTCCTCCCACCAGACGTTCTGGAGCGTGCAGTTGCCCTCGCAGTGGATGCCGTCGGCGCCGGGTGCGCCGATGATGACGTTCTTCAGCGTCGCGCCGGCCGCGAGCTTGAAGATCGGGTCCTGGCCCTCCTCCTGGCCGTCCCCG from Streptomyces davaonensis JCM 4913 encodes the following:
- a CDS encoding pectate lyase, with protein sequence MTSRRTGRRALIGGLASLGVTVGMITTGPFPAAHAATWPTPTSSRPVSATIPVSGTVDGGMKRYYGSGDLAGDGQEEGQDPIFKLAAGATLKNVIIGAPGADGIHCEGNCTLQNVWWEDVGEDAATFRGGSTYTVTGGGAKKAADKVFQHNGPGTVNISNFAVSEFKTLYRSCGDCSTQYTRRVNLSNIEVTGTGSTARLVGINVNRGDVATLRGITILNDAGRKVIPCQRYNNTTAVGTGPDSTNCLYSSSDITYR